In Populus trichocarpa isolate Nisqually-1 chromosome 12, P.trichocarpa_v4.1, whole genome shotgun sequence, a genomic segment contains:
- the LOC7489800 gene encoding uncharacterized protein LOC7489800 has protein sequence MPTISSILTTTNILLSSHPSTSTHPSKVSYFPSLHPPLFSKSLSCPYPLCKFLRNPKRIISLKSSEAEEISSTEDEWLQRLPDKKKPLYSHSLPCIEAWLKDLGFYQSKEDRAIWFIEKPDWHAQLSLDVTDLFIRYLKNGPGNLEKDMERRFSYALSREDIENAILGGP, from the exons atgccCACCATTTCTTCCATACTTACTACCACTAACATCCTCCTTTCTTCACACCCTTCAACTTCCACTCATCCTTCCAAAGTCTCTTACTTTCCCTCATTGCACCCTCCCCTTTTCTCCAAATCTCTTTCATGTCCTTATCCTCTATGTAAGTTTTTAAGAAACCCCAAGagaataatttctttaaaatcatCTGAAGCAGAGGAGATATCTTCAACAGAAGATGAGTGGCTACAAAGACTCCCTGACAAGAAAAAGCCTCTGTACTCTCATAGCTTACCTTGCATTGAAGCTTGGTTGAAGGATTTGGGGTTTTATCAAAGCAAGGAGGACCGTGCTATTTGGTTTATTGAGAAACCTGATTGGCATGCTCAGTTGTCACTTGATGTCACTGATCTTTTTATAAG GTACTTGAAGAATGGACCAGGGAATCTTGAAAAGGATATGGAGAGGAGATTCAGTTACGCACTGAGTAGAGAAGATATAGAAAATGCCATTCTTGGAGGACCATAG
- the LOC7489799 gene encoding uncharacterized protein LOC7489799: MADQITDYSKTQRILLLIDLTPLLHDSPTPYITSLLSSIKPLLSFPPLSTSLFSFKLFFSSLSPLLFSSKLPFPPFSLSFDHPNNTLHSITTSLTSLLPKHEQSSFSSLSPRAAHVAALLQEILHEYAWDSDSCNSIMGMSQSSDSFVIKSNLVILFSPILRSFKFVSEFFNVELNDGCLRDGSLFHEKFCGVFESVSEGFASKDIHFVWVDVRCEVGCVGVDESEVVFEFFRRGIKGLGWGFCSSDSIVLGSALVPFGLIYPRIGVSPKVFDFNACCKRVCAQLSLEILDVSEKPLECKCCDLELINLDVFSRFSQKFMDLESGSCERREMVLEDFGGGVAKLHVKAVQMHGKGVKFEGPLSDPILVRELSRDVAKDQKENCSEFFEDKVLQMLGIEMGEFVSRNSTPTWQILLSFLYREGYWALVSLSKGDGNLVTGILKPFTVSSALFFIAGDQFHPPVVAGKFDGVSMGRVVKKTENEAFKQKINLSHTNGLIGSQSGHSPFDKCAELGGCKRKKKRSSNTLKELTWRAFCKAAQEDFQIDLEEVYFSRGCNQSKKLKFLKCWMKQIKKSSYCSWAMPDSSNPCQDIPKEVHDRLNALPQESEQPVTSCASIGEDSLTGASRIQDEAALDFHSGTLESFFSDLPHKIQQGLESEEVDLGTLAERLVNASIYWLYQKCEKETTSENQTTGIKSGSATASVVAIELAKLLLREPKDLAAMYKDSDASNPSFAEATSENIARVYELQILFRMEILQSEVGASIGESTKHRFVKHICLLLETIQCHLKGGFFGDWSLDAYVGKIINNRYCQSLGGVVHKIYEKMDLLLFSEEDELPNSVLNSEDSNQTRREEIERDKMDDNNRINDSVSAEDESLRHVENEFQSPQGMSQEEHARKLIEAQARRQRARRFASFTSWVPDLQRVWAPKQPTAMKMKSDPLRKLAKRKERRRVNYDVVLDTPMTGNKGGINSDDRNHQAYGTSLCGSVSKALFQDDDSS, from the exons ATGGCAGATCAAATCACAGACTACTCCAAGACCCAACGCATACTTCTTCTCATAGACCTAACCCCGCTTCTCCACGACTCCCCAACCCCTTACATCACTTCCCTTCTCTCCTCCATCAAACCTCTTCTCTCTTTCCCTCCTCTCTCcacttctctcttttctttcaaactcttcttctcctccctttcccctcttcttttctcttcaaaacttCCCTTCCCTCCTTTTTCCCTCTCCTTTGACCACCCCAACAATACTCTTCACTCTATCACAACTTCTCTCACTTCTCTCTTGCCTAAACATGAgcaatcttctttttcttcgcTTTCGCCGAGGGCAGCCCATGTGGCTGCTCTGTTACAGGAGATACTTCATGAGTATGCCTGGGACTCTGATTCGTGCAATTCTATAATGGGTATGTCTCAAAGTTCTGATTCTTTTGTCATCAAGTCTAATTTGGTTATTCTGTTTTCACCAATTTTGAGGTCTTTTAAGTTTGTTTCGGAGTTTTTCAACGTGGAATTGAATGATGGGTGTTTGAGAGATGGAAGTTTGTTTCATGAGAAGTTCTGTGGGGTTTTTGAGAGTGTTAGTGAAGGGTTTGCTAGTAAAGATATTCACTTTGTTTGGGTTGATGTGAGATGTGAAGTTGGATGTGTTGGTGTCGATGAGTCCGAAGtggtttttgagtttttcagGAGGGGGATTAAGGGTTTAGGTTGGGGGTTTTGTTCTAGTGATTCCATTGTGTTAGGTTCTGCTCTTGTTCCCTTTGGTTTGATTTATCCTAGGATTGGTGTTTCGCCGAAAGTTTTTGATTTTAATGCTTGTTGTAAGAGAGTTTGCGCGCAATTGAGTCTTGAGATATTAGATGTGAGTGAAAAGCCTTTGGAATGTAAGTGTTGTGATCTTGAATTGATTAACTTGGAcgttttttctagatttagcCAGAAATTCATGGATTTGGAATCAGGTAGTTGTGAACGAAGGGAAATGGTATTGGAAGATTTTGGTGGTGGAGTTGCGAAATTACATGTTAAGGCAGTACAAATGCATGGTAAAGGTGTAAAATTTGAGGGGCCATTGTCAGATCCAATTCTTGTACGCGAGCTTTCAAGGGATGTTGCGAAagatcaaaaagaaaattgcaGTGAGTTTTTTGAAGATAAGGTTCTTCAGATGTTGGGGATTGAAATGGGTGAGTTTGTATCTAGAAACTCCACACCCACCTGGCAaattcttttgagttttctataCAGAGAAGGTTATTGGGCTCTGGTTTCTCTTTCAAAGGGTGATGGCAACTTGGTTACAGGAATCCTCAAGCCTTTTACAGTTTCTTCAGCTCTTTTCTTTATTGCAGGAGATCAATTTCACCCTCCTGTAGTTGCAGGTAAATTTGATGGAGTGAGTATGGGTCGAGTTGTTAAGAAGACAGAAAATGAggctttcaaacaaaaaatcaatttgagcCACACCAATGGACTTATTGGTTCCCAATCTGGGCACTCACCATTTGATAAGTGTGCTGAACTAGGAGGCtgtaaaaggaagaagaaaaggagttcAAATACGCTCAAGGAACTGACATGGAGGGCCTTCTGCAAGGCAGCACAGGAAGATTTTCAGATAGATTTAGAAGAGGTTTACTTTTCCAGGGGATGCAATCAGTCAAAGAAGTTGAAATTCCTGAAATGCTGGATGAAACAGATTAAGAAATCTAGCTATTGTAGCTGGGCCATGCCAGACAGTTCCAATCCATGCCAGGACATCCCAAAAGAAGTACATGACAGATTAAATGCGTTGCCTCAGGAAAGCGAACAGCCAGTGACTTCTTGTGCTTCAATAGGAGAGGATTCTTTGACAGGGGCTTCTAGAATACAGGATGAAGCTGCTCTTGATTTTCACTCTGGAACTTTGGAAAGTTTCTTCAGTGACCTTCCCCACAAAATCCAGCAAGGACTTGAGTCTGAAGAAGTAGACTTGGGGACATTGGCTGAGCGACTGGTGAATGCATCTATCTATTGGTTATATCAAAAGTGTGAAAAGGAAACGACCTCAGAGAATCAAACCACTGGTATAAAATCTGGCAGTGCTACTGCTAGTGTTGTTGCTATTGAGCTAGCAAAACTTCTACTTAGGGAGCCTAAAGATTTGGCTGCTATGTACAAAGACAGTGATGCATCTAACCCTAGTTTTGCTGAGGCTACATCAGAAAATATAGCTAGAGT ATATGAACTGCAGATTTTGTTTCGTATGGAGATACTGCAATCAGAGGTTGGAGCAAGTATTGGGGAGTCTACGAAACATAGATTTGTGAAACATATTTGCTTGCTTTTAGAGACCATTCAATGCCATCTGAAGGGGGGCTTTTTTGGTGATTGGAGCCTCGATGCATACGTGGGAAAGATTATAAATAACAG GTACTGTCAGAGTCTTGGTGGTGTTGTTCACAAAATCTATGAAAAAATGGATTTATTGCTGTTTTCTGAGGAAGATGAATTGCCTAATTCTGTCCTCAACAGTGAGGACAGTAATCAAACAAGGAGAGAAGAAATAGAACGAGATAAAATGGATGATAATAATAGAATTAATGATTCAGTCTCAGCAGAAGACGAGTCACTTCGAcatgttgaaaatgagtttcaaAGCCCCCAAGGTATGAGCCAGGAGGAGCATGCTCGAAAACTAATTGAAGCTCAAGCTAGAAGACAGAGGGCTCGAAGATTTGCATCTTTCACTAGCTGGGTTCCAGATTTGCAGAGAGTTTGGGCACCAAAGCAGCCAACGGCAATGAAAATGAAGTCAGATCCTCTTCGTAAGCTggcaaaaagaaaggaaagaagacgGGTAAATTATGATGTGGTTTTAGACACCCCAATGACTGGAAACAAGGGAGGAATAAACAGCGATGACAGGAACCACCAAGCTTATGGGACTTCCTTGTGTGGTTCTGTTTCCAAGGCTTTGTTTCAAGATGATGACTCGAGCTAA
- the LOC18103617 gene encoding acidic endochitinase SE2-like, which translates to MAFCTQAVILILSVLIVSWCKPSYGAGIAIYWGQNGNEGTLAATCNSGNYQFVNVAFLSAFGNGQTPVLNLAGHCNPSANTCTGLSADIKACQGKGIKVLLSIGGASGAYSLSSADDARQVASYIWNNFLGGQSSSRPLGDAILDGVDFDIEAGSGQFWDDLARALNGFRQQKKVYLAAAPQCPFPDAHLDTAIKTGLFDYVWVQFYNNPPCQYSGNANNLLSAWSQWTTVQANQVFLGLPAAPEAANSGGFIPADVLTSQVLPSVKNSPKYGGVMLWNKQFDNGYSAAIKGSV; encoded by the coding sequence ATGGCTTTCTGTACACAAGCTGTTATCCTGATTCTATCCGTCTTGATTGTCTCCTGGTGCAAGCCCTCGTATGGTGCAGGCATTGCCATCTACTGGGGACAAAATGGAAATGAAGGCACCTTGGCTGCTACTTGTAACTCAGGAAACTATCAATTTGTTAACGTAGCTTTCCTATCTGCTTTTGGCAATGGTCAAACTCCAGTGCTAAACCTCGCAGGCCACTGTAACCCCAGTGCCAATACTTGCACTGGCTTAAGTGCTGATATCAAAGCTTGCCAAGGGAAAGGCATCAAAGTGCTCCTTTCCATCGGAGGTGCTTCAGGTGCCTACTCTCTTTCATCGGCCGATGATGCAAGGCAAGTGGCAAGTTATATCTGGAATAACTTCCTTGGTGGTCAGTCCAGTTCGCGTCCACTAGGCGACGCCATCTTAGATGGTGTTGATTTTGATATTGAGGCTGGTTCAGGTCAGTTCTGGGATGATCTTGCGAGGGCACTTAATGGATTTCGCCAACAAAAGAAGGTTTACTTAGCTGCAGCTCCACAATGTCCCTTCCCCGATGCTCATCTAGACACTGCAATTAAAACTGGGTTGTTTGATTATGTGTGGGTCCAATTCTATAACAATCCGCCATGTCAATACTCAGGAAACGCAAACAATTTGTTGAGTGCATGGAGCCAATGGACAACAGTTCAAGCAAATCAAGTATTCCTGGGACTACCGGCTGCTCCTGAGGCAGCAAACAGTGGTGGATTCATCCCTGCTGATGTGCTCACTTCCCAGGTTCTTCCATCTGTAAAGAATTCACCCAAATATGGAGGTGTCATGCTCTGGAACAAGCAATTTGACAATGGATACAGTGCAGCTATAAAGGGCAGTGTCTAA
- the LOC18103616 gene encoding hevamine-A-like, whose amino-acid sequence MLATMARVSQATFLLIPLLVLLLNKSSHAAGGISIYWGQNGNEGTLAQTCATGRYAYVNIAFLNKFGNGQPPEMNLAGHCNPANGGCKIVSSGIKSCQQQGIKVLLSLGGSIGNYTLASKDDARGVADYLWSNFLGGRSSSRPLGDAVLDGIDFGIGQGSTLYWEDLARFLSKYGEQGRKVYLAAAPQCPFPDRNLGTALNTGLFDYVWVQFYSNGPCQYSSGNTANLISSWNQWAASLVAGTIFLGLPAAPAAARRGYIPPDVLTSQILPVIKMAPKYGGVMLWSKFWDDRNGYSRSILSSV is encoded by the coding sequence ATGCTTGCAACTATGGCCAGAGTTTCTCAAGCCACATTTCTTCTTATCCCTCTGCTAGTCCTTTTACTAAATAAATCCTCTCATGCTGCTGGTGGAATTTCAATCTACTGGGGTCAAAATGGAAATGAAGGGACTCTAGCACAAACATGTGCCACAGGAAGATATGCTTATGTTAACATAGCCTTCCTCAACAAATTTGGCAATGGTCAACCCCCCGAAATGAACCTTGCTGGTCATTGCAACCCGGCGAACGGTGGCTGTAAAATTGTCAGCAGTGGCATCAAAAGTTGCCAGCAGCAAGGAATTAAGGTGCTGCTTTCTCTTGGTGGTAGCATTGGAAATTATACTCTAGCCTCTAAGGATGATGCCAGAGGTGTCGCAGATTATTTATGGAGCAATTTCTTGGGCGGTCGATCATCTTCTCGTCCTCTAGGTGATGCGGTGTTGGATGGCATTGATTTTGGCATAGGGCAAGGTTCAACACTGTATTGGGAGGATCTGGCACGTTTCCTATCTAAATATGGCGAGCAAGGTAGAAAGGTGTATTTAGCAGCAGCTCCTCAGTGTCCCTTCCCGGATAGAAATTTGGGGACTGCCCTTAACACTGGACTTTTTGACTATGTTTGGGTCCAATTCTATAGCAACGGTCCTTGCCAGTATAGTTCAGGCAACACTGCTAACCTCATAAGCTCTTGGAATCAGTGGGCTGCATCATTAGTTGCAGGAACAATATTTCTAGGGTTGCCAGCAGCTCCTGCAGCAGCCAGAAGGGGGTACATTCCACCGGATGTGTTGACTTCTCAAATACTTCCGGTGATAAAGATGGCACCAAAGTATGGTGGTGTTATGCTTTGGTCAAAGTTTTGGGATGATAGGAACGGGTACAGTCGCTCCATTCTGAGCAGTGTATGA
- the LOC7489798 gene encoding plastidial pyruvate kinase 2 gives MAQVVATTRSIHSSILSSPSSGSLQDRVDKLLKPSTFSSKFLSSHDKKKIISSVSSHRNTHIVAAAVKRSAEPEVIPVSPEDVPKREEQFVQLEQLGDTTAAVGMWTKPTVRRKTKIVCTIGPSTNTKEMIWKLAEAGMNVARMNMSHGDHASHQKVIDLVKEYNAQAKDNVIAIMLDTKGPEVRSGDLPQPIMLSPGQEFTFTIRRGVGTSDCVSVNYDDFVSDVEAGDMLLVDGGMMSLLVKSKTEDSVKCEVVDGGELKSRRHLNVRGKSATLPSITDKDWDDIKFGVENKVDFYAVSFVKDAQVVHELKNYLKSCGADIHVIVKIESADSIPNLHSIITASDGAMVARGDLGAELPIEEVPLLQEEIIRLCRSMGKAVIVATNMLESMIVHPTPTRAEVSDIAIAVREGADAVMLSGETAHGKFPLKAVKVMHTVSLRTEATIAGGEMPSNLGQAFKNHTSEMFAYHATMMSNTLGTSIVVFTRTGFMSILLSHYRPSGTVFAFTNEKRIQQRLALYQGVCPIYMQFSDDAEETFANALSVLKNQGMVKEGEEVALVQSGRQPIWRFQSTHNIQVRKV, from the exons ATGGCGCAAGTAGTGGCTACCACCAGATCGATTCACAGTTCTATCCTATCATCTCCTTCCTCTGGATCCTTACAAGACCGAGTTGATAAGCTACTCAAACCTTCCACTTTCTCTTCGAAATTTCTTTCAAGTCAtgacaagaagaaaattatcAGCAGCGTTTCTTCTCATAGGAACACTCATATTGTGGCGGCGGCTGTTAAGAGATCCGCCGAACCTGAAGTCATTCCTGTCTCACCCGAGGATGTACCAAAG agGGAGGAGCAATTTGTGCAATTAGAGCAACTAGGTGACACGACAGCAGCTGTTGGAATGTGGACGAAGCCTACTGTTAGGAGAAAGACGAAGATTGTATGTACTATTGGACCGTCAACTAACACGAAGGAGATGATATGGAAGTTGGCTGAAGCGGGAATGAATGTTGCTAGAATGAATATGTCACATGGAGACCACGCTTCTCATCAGAAAGTCATTGATTTGGTTAAAGAGTATAATGCACAGGCGAAAGATAATGTCATTGCCATCATGCTTGATACTAAG ggTCCTGAAGTTAGGAGTGGTGACTTGCCTCAGCCTATCATGCTATCACCTGGACAGGAATTCACTTTTACGATTCGTAGGGGTGTTGGAACATCTGATTGTGTTAGTGTGAACTATGATGATTTTGTTAGTGATGTAGAAGCAGGCGACATGCTTCTTGTTGATG GCGGTATGATGTCACTTCTGGTGAAGTCCAAAACAGAGGATTCAGTGAAATGTGAAGTTGTTGATGGAGGAGAGCTTAAGTCCAGGCGTCATCTAAATGTTCGAGGAAAAAGCGCGACATTGCCTTCCATCACTG ACAAGGATTGGGATGATATAAAATTCGGAGTGGAGAACAAAGTTGACTTCTATGCTGTTTCCTTTGTTAAAGATGCACAAGTGGTTCATGAATTGAAGAATTATCTAAAAA GCTGTGGTGCAGATATACATGTGATTGTAAAAATTGAAAGTGCAGATTCTATACCAAATTTGCATTCGATAATCACAGCATCTGATGGG gctATGGTTGCAAGAGGAGATCTTGGTGCAGAGCTCCCTATTGAGGAGGTTCCCCTGCTGCAG GAAGAGATAATCAGGCTGTGCCGGAGCATGGGAAAAGCTGTTATTGTAGCAACGAATATGCTGGAAAGCATGATTGTTCATCCAACTCCTACCAGAGCAGAGGTATCAGACATTGCCATTGCTGTTCGTGAGGGTGCTGATGCAGTCATGCTTTCTGGAGAAACTGCACATGGAAA ATTCCCACTGAAAGCTGTTAAAGTTATGCACACAGTCTCCTTGCGAACTGAAGCAACCATAGCTGGTGGTGAAATGCCATCTAATCTTGGTCAAGCATTCAAG AACCATACTAGTGAGATGTTTGCATACCATGCAACCATGATGTCAAACACTCTTGGAACCTCAATTGTTGTCTTCACAAGAACTGGCTTCATGTCTATATTACTGAGCCATTATCGACCTTCAGGCACTGTTTTTGCATTCACAAATGA GAAGAGGATACAACAGAGACTGGCTTTGTATCAAGGAGTGTGTCCCATATACATGCAGTTTTCAGATGATGCTGAAGAAACCTTTGCAAATGCCTTGTCAGTGCTCAAG AATCAAGGGATGGtaaaggaaggagaagaggTCGCACTTGTTCAAAGTGGAAGACAACCAATCTGGCGGTTCCAATCTACCCATAATATTCAGGTCCGCAAAGTATAA